A single region of the Gemmatimonadota bacterium genome encodes:
- the egtB gene encoding ergothioneine biosynthesis protein EgtB produces MLSTLAAPPQARLSAAGIADLLTDARVRTLLLVAPLSDEDLRAQHSELMSPILWDLGHVAEFEKLWLLENLKGEVRFGEMPGMYNPFENPRSVRGSLDLPALPAMLALLAEVRTAVLGTLEHVDIANAQTAVLRDGFVYHMVAQHEYQHNETILQTLQLKGGDPYPAPRAVAHGTGAAPAAEMVRFPGGRVVIGTHDTRAAYDNERPAHEVELPPFLIDAAPVGNAAYLEFMADGGYGDLRLWSEAGRAWLADTGAESPAYWTHRDDTWFRREMDRTAPVRPDHPVCHVTWFEAEAFANWAGKRLPSEQEWEAAATWDPAATRKLSFPWGDEAPMAVHANLDQLAFGTSPIGAFAANVSPIGCVDMIGNVWEWTASDFLGWPGFKAFPYPEYSEVFFGPRFKVLRGGAWATRPGAVRGTFRNWDFPIRRQIFSGFRCARDD; encoded by the coding sequence ATGCTTTCCACCCTCGCGGCCCCGCCGCAAGCGAGGCTTTCCGCCGCCGGCATCGCGGACCTGCTCACGGACGCCCGGGTGCGCACGCTGTTGCTGGTCGCGCCCCTGTCCGATGAGGATCTGCGCGCGCAGCACAGCGAGTTGATGAGCCCGATCCTCTGGGATCTGGGGCACGTCGCCGAGTTCGAGAAGCTCTGGTTGCTCGAGAACCTGAAGGGCGAGGTTCGCTTCGGCGAAATGCCGGGCATGTACAACCCGTTCGAGAACCCTCGTTCGGTGCGCGGCTCGCTGGATCTGCCCGCCCTGCCGGCCATGCTGGCGCTGCTCGCCGAGGTGCGAACCGCGGTCCTGGGCACGCTCGAGCACGTGGACATCGCCAACGCGCAAACCGCGGTGCTCCGCGATGGATTCGTCTACCACATGGTCGCGCAGCACGAGTACCAGCACAACGAGACGATCCTGCAGACTCTCCAGCTCAAGGGCGGCGATCCGTATCCGGCTCCGCGGGCCGTCGCCCACGGAACGGGCGCAGCGCCGGCGGCCGAGATGGTGCGCTTCCCGGGCGGCCGCGTCGTGATCGGCACGCACGACACGCGCGCGGCCTACGACAACGAGCGCCCCGCTCACGAGGTGGAGCTGCCGCCCTTCCTGATCGACGCGGCCCCGGTCGGCAACGCGGCGTATCTGGAGTTCATGGCCGACGGCGGCTACGGGGACCTGCGCCTCTGGTCCGAGGCGGGGCGCGCCTGGCTCGCCGACACCGGCGCGGAGTCGCCGGCCTACTGGACGCACCGCGATGATACCTGGTTCCGTCGGGAGATGGACCGCACCGCGCCGGTACGGCCCGATCACCCGGTGTGTCACGTGACCTGGTTCGAGGCCGAGGCGTTCGCCAACTGGGCGGGCAAGCGGCTCCCCAGCGAGCAGGAGTGGGAGGCCGCCGCCACCTGGGATCCCGCGGCGACGCGCAAGCTGTCCTTCCCGTGGGGCGACGAGGCGCCCATGGCGGTGCACGCGAACCTGGACCAGCTCGCTTTCGGCACTTCTCCCATCGGCGCCTTTGCCGCGAACGTCTCGCCGATCGGCTGCGTGGACATGATCGGCAACGTGTGGGAATGGACGGCGAGCGACTTTCTCGGCTGGCCGGGCTTCAAGGCGTTCCCCTACCCCGAGTACTCGGAGGTCTTCTTCGGGCCGCGTTTCAAGGTGCTGCGGGGCGGCGCCTGGGCGACCAGGCCCGGGGCCGTGCGGGGCACGTTCAGGAACTGGGACTTCCCCATTCGAAGGCAGATATTCAGTGGATTCCGGTGCGCGCGCGATGACTGA
- the egtD gene encoding L-histidine N(alpha)-methyltransferase: MTEALLAESTGLEEGFDLERAIEEVRVGLSHPQKSLPPKYFYDHRGSELFEAITRLDEYYLTRSERALLEAHAESFVRSVRPATLLELGSGSANKSRILLDAMVAQEVGECFVPVDVSASFLQAVARDLALEYPGLRIRPEVADISARFALPQDIPRPAAFAFLGSTIGNFGHAAARRLMRCVADDMRAEDRFLMGVDLKKDVATLMAAYNDARGVTAEFNLNVLRVLNRQLGADFDIGGFRHKALWNSGESRIEMHLSSERDQTVNIPGVGPVAFARGETIHTENSRKFDRADVEALFASAGLRLRRWITAEKPMFALAVAGPAPARATG; the protein is encoded by the coding sequence ATGACTGAGGCCCTGTTGGCGGAGTCCACGGGCCTGGAGGAAGGGTTCGACCTCGAGCGGGCGATCGAGGAGGTGCGCGTCGGCCTCTCGCACCCGCAGAAATCGCTCCCCCCGAAGTACTTCTACGATCACCGCGGCTCGGAGCTCTTCGAGGCGATCACCCGGCTCGACGAGTACTACCTCACGCGCTCAGAGAGGGCGCTGCTGGAGGCGCACGCGGAGTCCTTCGTGCGGTCGGTTCGGCCGGCCACGCTGCTCGAGCTGGGCTCCGGCAGCGCCAACAAGAGCCGCATCCTGCTGGACGCGATGGTCGCTCAGGAGGTGGGCGAGTGCTTCGTTCCCGTCGATGTCAGCGCGAGCTTTCTGCAAGCGGTGGCAAGGGATCTCGCGCTCGAGTACCCCGGCCTGCGCATCCGCCCGGAAGTGGCGGACATCAGCGCGCGGTTCGCTCTGCCGCAGGACATCCCGCGCCCCGCGGCCTTCGCGTTCCTGGGCAGCACCATCGGCAACTTCGGGCACGCGGCGGCGCGGCGGCTGATGCGGTGCGTCGCGGACGACATGCGCGCGGAGGATCGCTTCCTGATGGGCGTCGACCTGAAAAAGGACGTCGCGACCCTGATGGCGGCCTACAACGACGCGCGTGGGGTCACGGCCGAGTTCAACCTGAACGTCCTGCGGGTCCTCAATCGGCAGCTCGGCGCCGACTTCGACATCGGCGGATTCCGTCACAAGGCGCTGTGGAACAGTGGCGAGAGTCGGATCGAGATGCACCTGAGCTCGGAGCGGGACCAGACGGTGAACATCCCCGGGGTGGGGCCGGTGGCGTTCGCGCGCGGCGAGACGATCCATACCGAGAACAGTCGCAAGTTCGATCGGGCCGACGTGGAGGCGTTGTTCGCCTCGGCGGGGCTGCGCCTGCGCCGCTGGATCACGGCGGAGAAGCCCATGTTCGCGCTGGCGGTCGCGGGACCGGCTCCGGCCCGAGCCACCGGGTAG
- a CDS encoding mercuric reductase, whose product MRHDVIIIGSGQAGVPLADALIGDGRRVLLAERSHLGGTCVNTGCTPTKTMIASARAAHVARNAGRLGVRTGPVSVDLAAVVDRKESFVAQWRAGVEKRLDRLPDDFRLVLGHARLLGPNLVEVAGERFEADTVVINVGARARRLTVPGADTVPLLTNAGLMDLREAPRRLICVGGGYIGCELGQAFHRFGSEVVINNRADRLLAREDPDVSEALGQALEAEGIELALGAQVACCEPVGDDVRLELIDGRVLEGSHALIAIGRMPNTDDLGCEAAGVDLREDGTIVVDDLYRTSAQGVYAVGDCAGGPQFTHTAWDDYRILHGILRGEPRRTRSDRVIPAAVFTDPQVARIGPTETEARAAGLRFELATMPFAHVARALETDETAGLLKVMIDPDTERIIGAAIVGAEAAELIHPFVALVAAGAPASAIVDAEAVHPAYAEGLQSVLRKLDRYE is encoded by the coding sequence TTGCGCCACGACGTCATCATCATCGGCTCCGGACAGGCGGGTGTTCCGCTGGCCGACGCGCTCATCGGCGATGGTCGTCGTGTGCTGCTCGCCGAGCGATCGCATCTGGGCGGCACATGCGTGAACACCGGGTGCACGCCCACGAAGACCATGATCGCCAGCGCGCGCGCGGCGCACGTGGCCAGGAACGCAGGCAGGCTCGGAGTGCGCACGGGCCCCGTGTCCGTCGACCTCGCCGCGGTGGTCGATCGCAAAGAATCCTTCGTCGCGCAATGGCGGGCGGGGGTGGAGAAGCGACTCGACCGACTGCCCGACGACTTCCGGCTCGTCCTGGGCCACGCCCGCCTGCTGGGTCCGAACCTGGTCGAGGTCGCCGGGGAGCGCTTCGAGGCGGACACGGTCGTGATCAACGTCGGCGCGCGCGCGCGCAGGCTGACCGTGCCCGGGGCGGACACCGTGCCGTTGCTCACCAACGCGGGGCTGATGGATCTCCGCGAGGCGCCGCGCAGGCTCATCTGCGTCGGGGGCGGCTACATCGGCTGCGAGTTGGGGCAGGCCTTCCACCGCTTCGGGTCCGAAGTCGTGATCAACAACCGCGCGGACCGGCTGCTCGCGCGGGAGGATCCGGACGTGTCGGAGGCGCTCGGTCAGGCGCTCGAGGCGGAAGGGATCGAGCTGGCCCTCGGGGCGCAGGTAGCGTGCTGCGAGCCGGTGGGCGACGACGTCCGGCTCGAGCTGATTGATGGCCGGGTTCTGGAGGGGTCGCACGCGCTCATCGCGATCGGTCGCATGCCGAACACCGACGACCTCGGCTGCGAGGCCGCGGGCGTCGATTTGCGCGAGGACGGGACCATCGTGGTGGACGACCTGTACCGCACGAGCGCGCAAGGGGTGTACGCCGTGGGCGACTGCGCCGGCGGACCGCAGTTCACGCACACCGCCTGGGACGACTACCGGATCCTGCACGGAATCCTGCGCGGAGAGCCGCGCCGGACCCGATCGGACCGCGTGATTCCCGCAGCCGTATTCACCGACCCGCAGGTCGCGAGGATCGGCCCCACCGAAACCGAAGCGCGCGCCGCCGGCCTGCGATTCGAGCTCGCGACGATGCCCTTCGCGCACGTCGCGCGCGCGCTCGAAACGGACGAAACCGCGGGGCTCCTGAAGGTGATGATCGACCCCGATACGGAACGCATCATCGGCGCCGCGATCGTGGGCGCGGAGGCCGCCGAGTTGATCCACCCGTTCGTCGCGCTGGTCGCCGCCGGCGCTCCCGCGAGCGCCATCGTTGACGCCGAGGCGGTGCACCCGGCCTACGCGGAGGGGCTCCAGAGCGTGCTCCGCAAGCTGGATCGCTACGAGTGA